Proteins encoded together in one Nostoc sp. PCC 7524 window:
- a CDS encoding DUF1517 domain-containing protein: MGRTRYVVCRLFLHLGGSDVAPILGELNRIAREAIDAEGDLQVMGEGLVDLCETLVRYDEYWLSASNEGDVFWNEGEAGDYVNDLFSDSAERYGADLEINSGDDQPLSLPVTRNIIVMITVAFEGEVPDLETDLANIQALKEGLKALINLHYKHKLRAIQVHFSPARLGDELTNDQLLQYYPELIPL, from the coding sequence ATGGGTCGAACTCGCTATGTAGTTTGTCGCCTGTTTCTCCATTTGGGGGGATCTGATGTCGCACCGATTTTAGGAGAATTAAATCGGATTGCCAGAGAAGCGATTGATGCTGAGGGTGACTTGCAAGTTATGGGAGAAGGGTTAGTAGACCTTTGCGAAACCTTAGTGCGATACGATGAATACTGGCTCTCTGCTTCTAATGAAGGTGATGTCTTTTGGAATGAAGGCGAAGCGGGAGATTATGTTAATGACTTATTTAGTGATTCTGCCGAAAGATACGGTGCTGATTTAGAGATCAATTCTGGTGATGATCAGCCCTTATCCCTCCCAGTAACGCGCAACATTATAGTGATGATCACAGTTGCTTTTGAAGGAGAAGTTCCAGATTTAGAAACTGACTTAGCGAATATTCAGGCGTTGAAAGAAGGGTTGAAAGCCTTGATTAATCTACATTACAAACATAAACTCAGGGCTATTCAAGTACATTTCTCTCCAGCACGGTTAGGTGATGAACTGACGAATGATCAGCTGTTGCAATATTATCCAGAATTGATACCTTTGTAA
- a CDS encoding PAS domain S-box protein: MDTNLSVDIAEAEIENLDLLLTVAMIRHPLVVNTDMPAIEALRLMSNTRSSSLSTDGNQSWLAIAAQASCVLVMENSQLVGICTEQDVVRWSAEGRNLSEVSMGEVMTYPVITLKYSQLNHPSVSLNLFCQHQIRHLPIVDDHGLVTGLITYESLMNALSSVKQSQLQLLNSLENGNVQADQGRVTEITVVKQTQPAFRNSDGRYVALTENAPVGIFYTDHQGNCQYVNPKWEEIAGLAMAEALGTNWSQALHPDDRDRVIDEWYSTVTNQQPFLTECRYQNPQGKVIWAVVRATPTTDSTGNCIGYVGTITDISEQQAALRERQRIARQLELQNCILARIARGEPLTDVLHTLIAGMEQQFDGALFCIMLLDEENRLRHGASLNLPPDYVRIGDGMMIGEGVGSCGTAAYRQQVVIVSDIANDPLWKDFKDLALSYDLRACWSAPIIASDSQMVGTFAVYYRQVKTPQPSDIETITLAAYIAGIAIERQRSVIALQKSESFLRAIYEDVEQAIFALEIDSQGEYRYVAWNPVAERFTGISFLEIQGKTPQEVFCQSCGQSQSRYYETCVKLGKPFSYEEYITNFKTNRSYWILITLKPLRDESGRIYRLIGTGADITGRKRAEESLRTLVEGTATVTGTEFFSALVRYTAKALDAPYVLVSELMGDRLHTLGFFADEELQPPISYNIACTPCEKALSQGVYYCPRNVIQEFPQDFDLQGMQAQSYLGVALWDNNGVVIGNLCILNTRPIEEPERLEATLRVFAARAAAELARQRATEALKHLNEELETKVIKRTAALKESEARFRATFEQANVGMIEADLQGRFTRMNQKFCEIVGYSEAELLGRSFTSITHPEDITVSREQIQCLLSGAIHTFAHEKRYIHKQSQCVWAYVTISLVRSLSGEPEYLIGVIQDISDRKHAEEILQKQAQRERLLRNITQHIRQSLDLESILSAAVNEIRQTFQAERALIFRLMPNGSGVVLEESVVPDYPSIKSRLWQDECSPHELYQFYRDGNVRIVTDTQNDLWGECLAEFMAEAQVQSKIVAPIAQKLDNQPPRVWGLISIHACGKKRQWQTDEANLLQQIASQLSVAIQQADLYQQVQTELSDRKRAEAALSELNEQLLHTNHELARATRLKDEFLASMSHELRTPLNAILGMSEGLLDGVFGNLTEKQQRALTTIERSGKHLLELINDILDLAKIEAGKLELEIAPIAVNYLCESSLAFVKQMASQKQIQLRLNIQNTVQDIAVDERRMRQVLINLLNNAVKFTPEGGSVILAARRERIETYHTQGNTQSPTSQSSDWISFAVIDTGIGIAPEDMGKLFQSFVQIDSRLNRQYTGTGLGLALVRQIAELHGGNVTVSSEVGKGSCFTVRLPDTYQKFKSPQLTPDVQSAEVRQSPIDLTTESPLILLAEDNQANIETISSYLESRGYRLILASDGETSVDLARSQHPSLILMDIQMPGIDGLEAIRRIRQHRELAQVPIVALTALAMPGDRERCLQAGANEYVNKPVKLRELTNIIQNLLTS; the protein is encoded by the coding sequence ATGGATACGAATCTATCTGTTGATATTGCTGAGGCAGAAATAGAGAACTTGGATCTTCTGCTGACAGTAGCGATGATCCGTCATCCTTTGGTGGTTAATACTGATATGCCTGCAATAGAGGCATTGCGGTTAATGAGTAACACAAGAAGCAGCTCACTCTCGACCGATGGCAATCAGTCTTGGCTAGCGATCGCCGCCCAAGCCAGTTGTGTGTTAGTGATGGAAAATAGTCAACTGGTGGGCATCTGCACAGAGCAGGATGTGGTGCGCTGGAGTGCGGAAGGGCGCAATTTGTCTGAAGTCAGCATGGGTGAAGTTATGACCTATCCTGTAATTACCCTAAAGTATTCTCAGTTAAATCATCCCTCCGTATCATTAAACTTATTTTGTCAGCATCAAATTCGGCATTTACCTATAGTTGATGATCATGGGTTGGTCACTGGTTTAATCACCTATGAAAGTTTAATGAATGCACTGAGTTCTGTAAAACAGAGTCAGTTGCAGTTATTAAATTCACTGGAGAATGGCAATGTCCAAGCTGACCAGGGTAGAGTTACAGAGATTACAGTAGTTAAACAGACTCAACCAGCTTTTAGAAATAGTGATGGCCGCTATGTAGCTCTCACTGAAAATGCTCCAGTCGGTATTTTTTATACAGATCACCAAGGTAACTGCCAGTACGTCAATCCCAAATGGGAAGAAATTGCAGGCTTGGCTATGGCAGAGGCATTAGGCACAAACTGGTCACAAGCCCTGCATCCAGACGATCGCGATCGCGTCATTGATGAGTGGTATAGTACCGTTACCAACCAACAGCCTTTTCTCACGGAATGCCGTTACCAAAATCCACAGGGTAAAGTCATTTGGGCGGTTGTGCGTGCCACACCCACAACAGATAGCACTGGTAATTGTATTGGTTATGTAGGTACTATCACAGATATTAGCGAACAGCAAGCTGCACTCCGGGAACGCCAACGGATTGCAAGGCAATTGGAACTACAAAACTGCATTTTAGCCCGGATTGCTAGAGGGGAACCATTAACAGATGTTCTCCATACTCTGATTGCAGGTATGGAACAGCAATTTGATGGCGCGCTGTTTTGTATTATGCTGCTAGACGAAGAAAATCGTTTACGCCACGGTGCATCCCTCAACTTACCACCAGATTACGTCCGTATTGGGGATGGCATGATGATTGGTGAGGGTGTTGGCTCCTGTGGAACAGCTGCTTATCGCCAGCAAGTAGTAATTGTCTCGGATATCGCCAATGATCCTCTGTGGAAAGATTTTAAGGATCTAGCTTTGAGTTATGATTTACGGGCTTGCTGGTCAGCTCCCATTATTGCCAGTGATAGTCAGATGGTGGGTACATTTGCTGTGTATTATCGTCAAGTTAAAACACCCCAACCATCTGATATCGAAACAATTACCCTGGCTGCCTACATTGCCGGTATTGCCATTGAACGCCAACGTTCAGTAATTGCACTGCAAAAGAGCGAGAGTTTTCTCAGAGCCATCTATGAAGATGTTGAGCAAGCCATTTTTGCCTTAGAAATTGATAGTCAGGGCGAATATCGCTATGTCGCTTGGAATCCTGTTGCTGAAAGATTCACTGGTATTAGTTTTTTAGAAATACAAGGTAAAACTCCCCAAGAGGTGTTTTGTCAATCCTGTGGGCAATCACAATCCAGATATTACGAAACTTGTGTCAAGTTAGGTAAACCTTTTTCCTACGAAGAATACATTACTAATTTCAAAACCAATCGCAGCTATTGGATATTAATCACACTCAAACCCCTACGAGATGAAAGTGGGCGTATATATCGCCTTATAGGTACTGGTGCTGATATTACTGGTCGCAAACGCGCTGAAGAATCTTTACGCACCCTAGTCGAAGGCACTGCTACCGTGACGGGTACAGAATTTTTCTCAGCTTTGGTGCGCTATACAGCAAAAGCCCTTGATGCTCCCTACGTGCTGGTATCGGAACTAATGGGCGATCGCTTACATACCTTGGGGTTCTTTGCCGATGAAGAATTACAACCTCCCATCAGCTACAACATAGCTTGTACGCCCTGTGAAAAGGCGCTGTCACAGGGCGTATATTACTGTCCTCGTAATGTTATTCAGGAATTTCCCCAAGATTTTGATTTGCAAGGGATGCAAGCCCAGAGCTATTTAGGTGTAGCACTATGGGATAACAATGGTGTAGTTATAGGCAACCTCTGTATTCTCAATACGCGCCCGATAGAAGAACCAGAACGCCTCGAAGCGACTTTGCGGGTATTTGCAGCCCGTGCTGCCGCCGAATTAGCACGTCAGCGTGCTACAGAGGCCCTAAAACACCTGAATGAAGAACTAGAAACGAAAGTTATCAAACGCACGGCAGCACTAAAAGAGAGTGAAGCTCGCTTTCGCGCTACTTTTGAGCAAGCCAATGTCGGGATGATCGAAGCTGATTTACAGGGCAGATTCACTCGCATGAATCAAAAATTCTGTGAGATTGTTGGTTATTCAGAAGCAGAACTACTGGGCAGAAGCTTTACAAGCATCACCCATCCTGAAGATATTACTGTTAGTAGAGAGCAAATACAGTGTCTCTTATCTGGGGCAATTCACACCTTTGCCCACGAAAAACGGTATATCCACAAACAAAGCCAGTGTGTCTGGGCATACGTCACTATTTCCTTGGTGCGATCGCTCTCTGGTGAACCAGAATACTTAATTGGTGTGATTCAAGATATTAGCGATCGCAAACACGCCGAGGAAATCCTGCAAAAACAAGCACAGCGCGAAAGACTCCTCAGAAATATTACCCAACATATCCGCCAATCTCTAGATTTAGAGTCAATTCTTTCGGCAGCCGTTAACGAAATTAGGCAAACCTTTCAAGCGGAACGCGCCTTAATTTTTCGCCTCATGCCCAACGGATCTGGGGTGGTGTTGGAAGAATCAGTTGTGCCGGACTATCCATCTATAAAAAGTAGGCTATGGCAAGATGAATGTTCTCCTCATGAGTTATATCAATTTTATCGTGATGGTAATGTCCGCATTGTCACCGATACCCAAAATGATCTCTGGGGAGAATGTTTAGCTGAGTTTATGGCTGAAGCACAGGTGCAATCTAAAATTGTCGCCCCCATTGCCCAAAAGTTAGACAACCAACCTCCCAGAGTTTGGGGATTAATCAGCATCCATGCCTGTGGTAAAAAACGTCAATGGCAAACAGATGAAGCTAATCTCCTCCAGCAAATCGCCAGTCAATTATCGGTGGCTATTCAGCAAGCAGATTTATATCAACAGGTGCAAACCGAACTGAGCGATCGCAAACGAGCAGAAGCAGCTTTGTCGGAGTTGAATGAGCAACTTTTGCATACCAATCACGAATTAGCCCGTGCTACCCGCCTCAAAGATGAATTTTTAGCGAGTATGAGTCACGAGTTGCGTACACCCCTCAACGCTATCCTAGGGATGTCTGAAGGCTTGCTAGATGGTGTATTTGGCAACTTAACAGAAAAGCAACAACGAGCTTTGACTACTATCGAGCGTAGTGGTAAACACTTACTAGAACTGATTAACGACATTTTAGACTTAGCAAAAATCGAAGCGGGTAAACTGGAACTAGAAATAGCTCCCATTGCTGTAAATTATTTGTGTGAGTCCAGTTTGGCTTTTGTCAAACAAATGGCATCTCAAAAGCAAATTCAACTCAGGTTGAATATTCAAAACACTGTCCAAGATATTGCCGTAGATGAACGACGGATGCGGCAGGTGTTAATTAACCTGCTCAATAATGCCGTAAAATTTACACCAGAAGGCGGGTCTGTCATCTTAGCAGCGAGAAGGGAAAGAATTGAAACCTATCACACCCAGGGAAATACTCAATCCCCAACATCACAATCATCTGATTGGATCAGCTTTGCAGTAATCGATACAGGTATTGGCATCGCTCCAGAGGATATGGGCAAATTATTCCAATCTTTTGTACAGATTGACAGCCGTCTTAACCGTCAGTATACCGGTACAGGATTAGGATTAGCGTTAGTACGTCAAATCGCCGAGTTGCATGGAGGAAACGTCACAGTCAGTAGTGAAGTAGGCAAAGGTAGTTGCTTTACAGTGCGTTTACCTGACACATACCAAAAATTTAAATCACCTCAACTGACACCAGATGTACAATCAGCCGAGGTACGGCAATCACCCATTGATCTAACTACAGAATCACCATTAATTCTGTTAGCAGAAGATAATCAGGCTAATATCGAAACTATTTCTAGCTATCTGGAAAGTCGGGGGTATCGGCTGATCCTGGCTAGTGATGGAGAAACATCTGTTGACTTGGCTAGATCACAACACCCCAGCTTGATTTTAATGGATATTCAAATGCCCGGTATAGATGGATTAGAAGCTATCCGCCGTATCCGTCAACATCGAGAACTGGCTCAGGTTCCCATTGTAGCCTTGACTGCCTTAGCTATGCCAGGCGATCGCGAAAGATGTCTCCAAGCCGGGGCAAATGAGTACGTAAATAAACCCGTCAAACTCAGAGAACTGACAAATATCATTCAAAACTTATTAACAAGTTAA
- a CDS encoding hybrid sensor histidine kinase/response regulator has translation MDNQPFILVIDDEPDNFDVIETLLFHEGYHLNYAASGQRAMERLEIFQPDVILLDVMMPDLDGIEVCRRIKANSQWQHIPIIMVTALTAKEDLAKCLAAGADDFISKPVNGLELRARVNSMLRIKHQHDQLQALLQLREDMVNMILHDMRNPLTSILLATEILKLPDFPTLRQQNKIEQIVSCVQQLQSLIDHLLLMAKLESGKMVLNLSETDLCGLCRSVLANFEAIASQKHLELIIQLPQPHISINLDPAIFRRVLDNLVSNAIKFSPQNSQVVLRVNDWDAGGAIIQIADLGPGISEDLKQCIFEKYEVGKLIPEVSQLGLGLAFCKMAVEAHGGKITVENNQPQGAVFTVLLPESRG, from the coding sequence ATGGATAATCAACCATTTATCTTAGTCATTGACGATGAACCAGATAATTTTGATGTAATTGAAACTCTACTTTTTCATGAAGGTTATCACCTAAACTATGCTGCTAGCGGTCAGCGAGCAATGGAGCGTCTGGAAATATTTCAGCCGGATGTGATTTTATTAGATGTGATGATGCCGGACTTAGATGGTATTGAAGTATGCAGACGCATAAAAGCTAATTCTCAGTGGCAGCATATTCCGATCATCATGGTGACAGCCTTGACTGCCAAAGAAGACTTAGCCAAGTGTCTAGCCGCAGGTGCAGATGACTTTATCAGTAAACCTGTCAATGGTTTAGAGTTACGTGCCAGGGTAAACTCAATGCTGCGAATTAAGCATCAGCATGACCAGTTACAGGCATTGCTCCAACTTAGGGAAGACATGGTAAATATGATTTTGCATGATATGCGAAATCCCCTAACCTCGATTTTGCTAGCAACGGAAATTCTTAAATTACCTGATTTTCCAACTTTAAGACAGCAAAATAAGATTGAGCAGATTGTCTCTTGTGTACAGCAGTTACAATCGTTGATTGATCATCTGTTACTCATGGCCAAGTTAGAATCTGGCAAAATGGTTTTAAACTTGAGCGAAACAGACCTTTGTGGTCTTTGTAGATCAGTATTAGCCAACTTTGAGGCGATCGCATCTCAAAAACATCTGGAACTCATCATCCAATTACCTCAACCTCACATTAGTATCAATTTAGATCCTGCCATCTTTCGTAGAGTCCTAGATAACTTGGTTTCTAATGCGATCAAATTCTCTCCTCAAAATAGCCAAGTTGTGCTGAGGGTAAATGATTGGGATGCAGGCGGAGCGATAATTCAGATTGCTGATTTAGGCCCAGGAATCAGCGAAGACCTCAAACAGTGCATTTTTGAGAAATACGAAGTAGGAAAGCTCATACCAGAAGTATCTCAATTAGGTTTAGGTTTAGCGTTTTGTAAAATGGCAGTTGAAGCCCACGGTGGCAAAATTACCGTCGAAAATAATCAACCTCAAGGGGCGGTGTTTACAGTCTTGTTACCAGAAAGTAGGGGGTAG
- a CDS encoding WGxxGxxG family protein, giving the protein MKNHFTTSVGAAVLSLSMATLPFSLPAQAQVTDPRVDTVPRTTTYERRDTFDWGWLGLIGLLGLAGLAGKGRRDHEEPTRYRDPNAPGATTYRD; this is encoded by the coding sequence ATGAAAAATCACTTTACCACATCTGTTGGGGCTGCTGTTCTATCTTTAAGTATGGCGACTTTACCTTTTAGTTTACCTGCTCAAGCTCAGGTTACTGATCCGAGAGTTGATACCGTCCCCAGGACAACAACTTATGAGCGACGCGATACTTTTGATTGGGGTTGGCTGGGTTTAATTGGCCTATTAGGTTTAGCTGGGTTAGCAGGTAAAGGCAGAAGAGATCATGAAGAACCAACCCGCTATCGCGACCCCAATGCACCTGGAGCTACCACTTACAGAGACTAA
- a CDS encoding IctB family putative bicarbonate transporter, which produces MNLVWQRFTLSYLPLKEYLATSYLRRYLVGLLFSWRQSSVLMQWGDILAAALLSLVYALAPFVSSTLVGVLLLAGVGLWLLLTLTDEPTVTNSSLFTPIHLLVLLYWGIAVVATALSPVKKAALTDLITLTLYLLLFALCARVLRSPRLRSWIITLYLHVTLIVSVYGLRQWFFGAAQLATWVDPESPLSKTTRVYSYLGNPNLLAGYLVPAVVFSLVAIFAWQSWVKKALALTMLIVNTACLVLTFSRGGWIGLLVALLSAIALLVYWWSVQMPPFWRTWSLPILLGGVIAILVMAVIFVEPVRLRIFSIFADRQDSSNNFRRNVWDAVFEMIRDRPIIGIGPGHNSFNKIYPFYQRPRYTALSAYSIFLEVAVETGFIGLGCFLWLIIVTLNTAFMQLRRLRQLRNKEGFWLIGAFATLLGMLAHGSVDTIWFRPEVNTLWWLMVALIASYWTPLNNDQTSEVNSPNPEPAAS; this is translated from the coding sequence ATGAATTTAGTCTGGCAACGGTTTACTTTATCGTATTTACCGCTAAAAGAATATTTAGCGACCAGTTACCTACGCCGTTATCTGGTGGGGTTGTTATTTTCTTGGCGGCAAAGCAGTGTGTTAATGCAGTGGGGAGATATCTTAGCTGCTGCCTTACTCAGCTTGGTATATGCGCTTGCCCCTTTTGTGTCTAGTACCCTGGTTGGGGTATTGCTATTAGCTGGGGTGGGATTGTGGTTATTGTTGACTTTAACTGATGAACCAACAGTCACAAATAGTTCTTTATTTACACCGATTCATCTTTTAGTGTTGTTGTACTGGGGAATTGCGGTAGTCGCCACAGCTTTATCACCAGTTAAAAAAGCAGCATTAACTGACTTAATCACCTTGACGCTGTATTTGCTGTTATTTGCTCTTTGTGCTAGGGTGTTGCGATCGCCTCGTTTAAGGTCTTGGATAATCACCCTTTATTTGCACGTCACACTGATTGTCAGCGTCTACGGTTTGCGACAATGGTTTTTTGGTGCGGCACAGTTGGCTACTTGGGTTGATCCAGAATCTCCCTTATCTAAGACCACTAGGGTTTACAGTTATTTGGGTAATCCTAATTTGTTAGCTGGTTATCTTGTACCAGCCGTAGTTTTCAGCCTAGTGGCTATTTTTGCTTGGCAAAGCTGGGTGAAAAAGGCACTAGCATTAACAATGCTGATTGTCAATACTGCCTGTTTAGTATTAACTTTTAGTCGTGGCGGTTGGATTGGTTTGTTAGTGGCTTTGTTGAGTGCGATCGCTTTGTTAGTTTATTGGTGGTCTGTGCAGATGCCTCCTTTCTGGCGTACTTGGTCGCTACCGATTCTCTTAGGAGGGGTCATTGCTATATTAGTGATGGCAGTAATTTTCGTTGAACCAGTACGTCTGCGGATTTTTAGTATCTTTGCTGATCGCCAAGATAGCAGTAATAATTTTCGCCGCAATGTCTGGGACGCGGTGTTTGAGATGATCCGCGATCGCCCCATTATCGGGATTGGCCCCGGTCACAATTCATTTAACAAAATCTACCCTTTTTACCAGCGCCCTCGTTATACTGCTTTGAGCGCCTATTCCATTTTTCTAGAGGTAGCTGTAGAGACTGGTTTTATTGGTCTTGGCTGTTTTCTCTGGTTAATAATAGTGACTTTAAATACAGCGTTTATGCAATTGCGACGATTGCGACAATTAAGAAACAAAGAAGGATTTTGGTTAATTGGGGCATTTGCTACTTTGTTGGGGATGCTAGCTCATGGCTCAGTAGATACTATCTGGTTTCGCCCGGAAGTAAATACCCTGTGGTGGCTGATGGTTGCCTTGATAGCCAGCTATTGGACACCTTTAAACAATGACCAGACTTCAGAAGTTAACTCACCCAACCCAGAACCAGCAGCCAGCTAA
- a CDS encoding GAF domain-containing sensor histidine kinase, whose amino-acid sequence MVEPDNKFFVLKDGWASHETREQQRLKALSELGLRHPETIPVFEEATQTAAHFLEAPISVLGFIDQERHWFKSAVGLSRLGLMNHLAQSRQLLRGESFCTQVVENLQTVVINDTQKLTNSTLITSKLVQEYGIRAYLGAPLIDATGNCLGALAVMDLVPRNFTHRDIEFLQIIARWSMSEFERNQLLMAGTVEKISLKSAPSLLLNDELVTEIKITSPSLEKKTVGTKQIQLELLAQLTQELRTPLTSVLGMASVLGREIYGPLTTKQREYLDIIQHSGRYLLSLVNEITELGTIEDNSTELNLTPVDIEMLCQQAINTLEEAANRREQDIRLSIEPGRGRIWPLDKDKVRQILYHLIFSVIQLSATGSIVRIHVSYKENTLNITVWVSHPWLGDGITEVDPYFRLNSLSLLELTNEAAPYSLHLDHQEETGNLPITLEKLHHLNENDESHILADSVDGDVTQVKGHLSRESLGLLLSCQLAELHGGQISIQGSPESGHRYVLSLPLQMTTTSEVSDIS is encoded by the coding sequence ATGGTAGAGCCGGATAACAAATTTTTTGTTCTTAAGGATGGTTGGGCTTCTCACGAAACAAGAGAACAACAACGCCTCAAAGCATTGTCAGAATTAGGTTTGCGACATCCAGAAACAATCCCAGTTTTTGAAGAGGCTACTCAAACTGCTGCTCACTTTTTGGAAGCACCAATTTCCGTTTTAGGATTTATAGATCAAGAACGTCATTGGTTTAAGTCAGCTGTAGGCTTATCTAGACTGGGGCTGATGAATCATTTAGCACAAAGCCGTCAGCTGTTACGCGGTGAGTCTTTTTGTACTCAGGTTGTAGAAAACCTGCAAACTGTTGTCATTAATGATACGCAAAAACTAACTAATTCGACACTTATTACTAGCAAGCTTGTACAGGAATATGGTATCCGTGCTTACCTAGGCGCACCATTGATAGACGCGACTGGTAATTGCCTGGGTGCATTAGCTGTCATGGATTTAGTACCGCGCAATTTTACTCATCGAGACATTGAGTTTCTACAGATTATAGCCCGTTGGAGTATGAGTGAGTTTGAGCGCAATCAACTCCTGATGGCTGGAACAGTAGAAAAAATCAGTCTGAAGAGTGCGCCTTCCTTGTTACTCAATGACGAACTTGTCACTGAGATCAAAATTACTTCACCTAGTTTAGAGAAAAAAACTGTTGGCACTAAGCAAATCCAATTAGAACTTTTAGCACAACTGACTCAGGAATTACGTACACCTTTAACATCTGTCTTAGGTATGGCGAGCGTCTTAGGGCGTGAAATTTATGGGCCTTTAACTACTAAGCAAAGAGAATACCTAGATATCATCCAACACAGTGGTCGATACTTACTTTCCTTGGTTAACGAAATTACCGAACTAGGAACAATAGAGGATAACTCAACTGAGTTAAATCTAACTCCTGTAGATATTGAGATGCTCTGTCAACAGGCTATCAATACTTTAGAAGAAGCAGCTAATCGTCGTGAGCAAGATATTCGCCTATCTATCGAACCAGGGCGTGGACGTATTTGGCCTTTGGATAAAGATAAAGTCCGACAAATACTATATCACCTGATTTTTAGCGTGATTCAACTCTCTGCTACGGGTAGTATTGTGCGGATTCATGTCTCTTACAAGGAAAATACACTCAATATTACTGTCTGGGTTTCCCATCCCTGGTTAGGAGATGGTATTACTGAGGTTGATCCTTATTTTCGGCTCAACTCATTATCTCTACTAGAGTTGACCAATGAAGCAGCTCCTTACAGTCTTCATCTGGATCATCAGGAGGAAACTGGCAACCTACCCATCACACTAGAGAAGTTACATCATCTGAATGAGAATGATGAATCTCATATCTTAGCTGACAGTGTTGATGGCGATGTCACTCAAGTCAAAGGCCATTTGTCCCGTGAAAGCTTAGGTTTGTTACTTAGCTGCCAGTTGGCAGAATTGCATGGGGGACAAATTTCTATCCAAGGTTCACCAGAGTCAGGACATCGCTATGTACTGAGTTTGCCACTGCAAATGACCACTACCTCAGAAGTTAGCGATATTTCTTAA
- a CDS encoding DegT/DnrJ/EryC1/StrS family aminotransferase — protein sequence MTNIRIPFVDLKLQHQLIHTQIQQAIETILQQGDFILGKALAEFEVAFAKASGAKYGVGVASGTDAIALGLQACNIGAGDEVILPVNTFVATLIGVLQAGAKPILVDCDPATALIDIAAAAKAVTPRTKAIIPVHLYGQMVSPQQLLDFADQYNVLIFEDAAQAHLAHREGYTAGSVGVAAAFSFYPSKNLGALGDGGMLLTNDADIAQKATRIRNYGSSQKYVHLEMGTNSRLDTLQAAILLEKLPHLPQWNRDRLSIAQQYDLELAPLAAAGIIPMHNQSGTGHVYHLYVIRVTDACPVKRQQIQAELTAAGIQTGIHYPIPCHLQPAFTNLGYQSGDFPQAEKLAQEILSLPMYPGLSHSQIREVVAAIGRVVGDFTDNSPSTTELV from the coding sequence ATGACTAATATAAGAATCCCTTTCGTAGACTTAAAGTTACAACACCAGTTAATCCACACTCAGATCCAACAGGCAATTGAGACAATTTTGCAGCAAGGGGATTTTATTTTAGGAAAAGCACTGGCAGAATTTGAAGTAGCCTTTGCCAAAGCCTCTGGAGCAAAATACGGTGTGGGTGTAGCATCGGGAACTGATGCGATCGCACTAGGTTTGCAAGCGTGTAACATTGGGGCTGGGGATGAGGTGATTTTACCAGTAAATACATTTGTCGCCACACTGATTGGAGTGCTTCAGGCGGGAGCCAAACCCATCCTTGTAGATTGTGATCCGGCAACAGCTTTAATTGATATAGCAGCAGCAGCCAAAGCGGTTACACCCCGAACTAAAGCCATTATTCCCGTTCATTTGTATGGCCAGATGGTATCTCCTCAACAGTTACTGGATTTTGCCGATCAATACAACGTGTTAATTTTTGAAGATGCAGCTCAGGCACACTTAGCCCACAGAGAAGGGTATACAGCTGGAAGTGTAGGTGTAGCCGCCGCCTTTAGTTTTTATCCCAGTAAGAACCTAGGGGCTTTAGGCGATGGGGGAATGCTGCTCACCAATGATGCAGATATTGCTCAAAAAGCGACTCGCATCAGAAATTATGGCTCATCCCAAAAGTATGTACATCTAGAGATGGGAACAAATAGCCGTTTGGATACATTGCAAGCAGCAATTTTACTAGAAAAACTACCACATTTACCCCAGTGGAATCGCGATCGCCTTAGTATTGCCCAACAATATGACTTAGAACTAGCACCTTTAGCTGCTGCTGGTATTATCCCCATGCACAATCAAAGTGGTACAGGTCATGTTTATCATCTTTATGTCATCAGAGTTACCGATGCTTGTCCTGTAAAACGCCAGCAAATCCAAGCAGAATTAACAGCAGCAGGGATTCAAACTGGTATTCACTACCCTATACCCTGTCATCTTCAGCCAGCATTTACCAATTTAGGTTATCAAAGCGGAGATTTTCCTCAAGCAGAAAAGCTAGCCCAGGAGATACTCTCTTTACCAATGTACCCTGGTTTGAGCCATAGCCAAATCCGAGAAGTTGTAGCAGCTATTGGCCGTGTAGTTGGTGATTTTACAGATAACTCTCCATCTACTACGGAATTAGTGTAA